The stretch of DNA GGTCTCGCTGATCGGTTGCATCCTGCCGCGCACGAGGGTCTACGCGCAGGCGCTCAGGGCCCGCCCGCCGAAGGCGCCCCGCAACTTCGCCCGCATGCCGGCCTCGGAGCGCTTCGAGACCGACCGGTCCGTCACCGAGGTGCTGGAGGCCGGTCGTCGTGCTCTCGGGCGCGCGCGCATCGACGTCCTCCAGGAGGGCGACACCGGCGAGCTGCGCGCCGAGAAGGGCTACCTGCGCGAGTTCGGCAACTTGGTCTTCCACGTGTGTGTCCTCGTGGCGCTCGTGGGCGTGGCCGCCGCCGCGCTGTGGGGCTACCGCGGCAACGTGATCGTGGTCGAGGGCAATGGCTTCAGCAACACCCTGTCGCAGTACGACGAGTTCTCCTCCGGCGCGATGTTCGACGCCCAGTCCGGTCTCGAGCCGTGGTCGCTGCAGCTCGAGGACCTCCTCGCCCGTTTCTACGTCGAGGGCAACCAGCGCGGCGCCCCCAAGCTGTTCCGCGCCACGGGCACCTACAACGAGGCGGGGAAGGACGACGATGACTTCAAGATCGAGGTCAACCACCCGCTCTCGGTGGGCAGCGAGGACGTCTTCCTCGTGGGCCAGGGCTACGCGCCCGTCATCCGGGTCACCGACGCCTCCGGCAAGGTGGCGTTCGACGGCCCCGTGCCGTTCCTGCCCGCCGACTCCACGTACACCTCCACCGGTGTCGTGAAGGTGCCCGACGCCGACGGCGAACAACTGGGCTTCCAGGGCTTCTTCCTGCCCACCGCGTTCTCCTCGAGCCCCGACAAGCCGTCGGTCTCGGTGTTCCCCGGCGCGCTGAACCCGCGGATCGGCATGAACCTGTGGACCGGCGACCTCGGCCTGGACGAGGGCGTCTCGCAGTCGGTCTACTCGCTCGACACCAGCAAGATGACCCAGGTCAAGGACGGCGACGGAAACTTCCGCGTCGACATCGGCCCGGGCGAGAGCCAGGAGCTGCCCGGCGGCGGCACGATCGAGTTCGTCGAGCTCAAGCAGTTCGCGAGGTTCCAGATCGGGCACACGCCGGTCCCGTGGCTCCCGTTGCTCGGCGTCGGCCTCGGCATCCTGGGCCTCACCGCCTCCCTGCTCGTCCGGCCCCGGCGCACCTGGATCCGGGCCCGCGCCGAGGGATCACGTACCGTGGTGGAGGTGGCGGCGCTCGACCGCGTTCCCCGTGACGACCTGCCCGCAGAACTCGACGACCTGATGTCCCGGCTCCACGCTGAGCTGGGCGAGCAGGAGAAGGAAAAGGCATGACACTCGACCAGTGGGCCCAGCTCTCCAACTACCTCACCGGCTCGGCCTTCGCCGTGCTGTGTGTCGCGTTCTTCTGCCACGTCGCCGAGTGGCTCACGGCTCGCGCCAAGGCTCCCGTCGCCGTGGCGGCCGGGAGCGGCGACGTCCTCCCCGAGGACACCGATGAGGCCGAGACCGACACGCCCGACCGCCTCGTCGGCGTCGCCGTGTCGCTCACCGTGCTCGGCACGCTGCTGCTGATCGGCGCTGCGGTCACCCGCGGCCTGGCCACGCAGCGCGCGCCCTACGGCAACATGTACGAGTTCGGCGTGACTGGCACGGCGATCGCACTGTCGGTCTACCTCGTCATGGTGTGGCGCTCGAAGATCCAGTGGATGGGCGGCGTCGTGCTGGCCGTCTGCCTGTTCATCCTCGCGATGTCCATCTCCACCTACACGCCGGCCGGACCTCTCGTGCCCGCGCTGAACACGTTCTGGAAGTACATCCACGTCACCTCCATCATGACCGCCGCCGCGCTGTTCATGGTCGGTGCCGCGGCCAGCGTGCTGTACCTCGTCAAGGCTCGAGCCGAGGAGCGCGGCAGCGTCGGCCCGGTCCTGGAGCGGTTCCCCGCCGCCGCGCGCATCGACCAGGTGGCGTTCCGCATGAACGCGGTCGGCTTCCCGCTGTGGACCTTCGGCGCGTTGATCTCCGGCCCGATCTGGGCCCACCTCGCGTGGGGCCGCTACTGGGGCTGGGACCCGAAGGAGGTCTGGGCGCTCATCACCTGGATCGTCTACGCGGGCTACCTTCACGCCCGCGTGACCGCCGGCTGGAAGGGCAAGCGCGCCGCCTACCTCGCGCTCGTCGGGTTCACGACGTTCATCATCAGCTACTACATCGTCAACTTGTTCATCTCCGGTCAGCACAGCTACGCCTGACCGATTCGCTAGCGTCGTCCGCATGGGTGCACGCATCGAGGTCGCGGGGCTGACGAAGTCCTACGGCGACCTCACCGCCGTCGACGACCTGACGTTCACGGTCGAGCCGGGCGAGTTCTTCGGCCTGCTCGGCCCGAACGGCGCCGGCAAGACCACCGCGCTGGAGATGATCGAGGGGCTGCGCCATCCCGACGGGGGCTCGGTCTCGATCGACGGCCACGACCCCTGGAAGCGCGACCCCGCGCTGCAGCGTCGCATCGGCGTGCAGCTGCAGTCCTCCGCGTTCTTCGAGCGGCTCACCGCCCGCGAGCAGCTGGCCACGTTCGGCGCGCTCTACGGCGTGGGGGGCGACCGCGTGGACGCCCTCCTGGAGCAGGTCGGGCTCGAGGACAAGGCCGGGTCTCGGGTCGAGGACCTGTCCGGTGGCCAGGCCCAGCGGCTCTCGATCGCGTGCGCGCTCGTGCACGACCCCGAGGTGGTCTTCCTCGACGAGCCGACCGCCGCCCTCGACCCGCAGGCGCGGCGCAACCTCTGGGACTTCCTCGAGGGCCTCAACGACTCCGGCCGCACGGTCGTGCTCACGACGCACTACATGGAGGAGGCCGAGGTGCTGTGCGACCGCGTCGCGATCATCGACCACGGCCGCCTCCTCGAGCTCGACTCGCCGGCCGCCCTCGTGCGCGGGCTCGATGCGCCCACGCGGATCAGCCTCGCGCCCGGAGCCATCGACGAGGACCGCGCCCGGGGGATCGGCGGAGTGGAGGCCGTCGAGGTCCACCCCGACCGCACGGTCCTGTCCACCCGCCGCCCCGCCGACGTGCTGACCGCGCTGGCCGGCCTCGACGCCCTCGACGGGCTCAGCGCCTCCGGCGCCTCCCTGGAGGACGTGTTCCTCAGCCTCACCGGACGGAAGTACCGCTCGTGACCGCACTGACCTCGCTCTCCCGCGCGATGCTCCTGGGCTTCGTCCGCGACCGGATGACCCTGTTCTGGGCCGTCCTGTTTCCGCTCATGTTCCTCGTGCTGTTCGGCGACCTGCTCACCAACGACGGTGCCCCGAAGCTCGAGGTCGCCCAGGTCGGCGACGTGGCGGCGCTCGACGACATGGCGCCCGACGCGCGCGAAGCCCTCGAGCAGAGCATCGAGATCACGCCGGCCACCGACGAGGCGAAGGCGTTGCGCGAGGTGCGCGACGGCGACCTCGCCGCCGTGATCACCGAGGAGGGCGACCGCCTCGTCGTGCACTACTCGCAGGCCGACCAGGTCACGGCGGCGCGGGTGCGCGGCACGTTCCAGGGCATCGTCGACTCCGCCAACCTCGCCGCCGCGGGCGGCACGCCCGCCTTCACGCTGGAGACGCAGCAGGTCGAGGACGAGTCGCTCGAGCCGATCCAGTACGTCACGCCCGGTCTGCTCGGTTGGGCGATCGCCATGAGCGCCACCTTCGGTGCCGCGGTCAACCTCGTATCGTGGCGCCAGTCCGGCCTGCTGCGCCGCCTGCGCCTGGCGCCGATCCGCACCTCGTCGGTGGTGCTGGCCCGCGTCGGTGTCAGCGTCCTGGTCGCGCTCGGCCAGACCGCGATCTTCCTGGGCCTGGCGGTGGGCGCGTTCGGACTGGTGCTCAGCGGGTCCTGGCCGCTCGTGATCCCGCTCGTCCTGGCGGGCACGCTCGCCTTCCTGTCGATCGGGCTGCTGGCCGGCTCGATCAGCAAGACCGAGGAGGGCGCGGTCGGCCTGGCGAACTTCATCGTGCTGCCGATGGCGTTCCTGTCGGGCTCGTTCTTCTCGCTCGAGGGTGCGCCCGACTGGCTCCAGGCGATCAGCAGGCTGCTGCCGCTGCGCCACCTCAACGAGGCGATGCTCGACGTCATGGTGCGCGGTCAGGGCGTGGAGGCGATCTGGGCACCGATGGCGATCCTGCTGGGCTTCGCCGCCGTCTGCTCGCTCATCGCCTCGCGCGTGTTCCGCTGGGACGCCTGACGCGCGAGGGTCAGAGACCGCGTAGGAAGTCGGGGTCGTCGTCGGGGCCCAGCGGGCGCGGCGGCGGACGCTTGCGAGGGCCGCCCGTGGAGCGGCCCTTGGCCACGCCGAAGATCAGCCACAGCGCGGCGCCGGCGTAGGGCGCCAGGACGATCAGCAGGGCCCAGCCCCACTTGGGCAGGTGCTGCACGCGGTCGCGCGGCGTCGCCACGAGGTCGTACAGGCTGTAGACCATGAGAACCACGGCCGCCAGTACGAGGAAGACCTTGCCCATGGCCAGAGCGTACCGACCCCGTTCCAGCGCCGCGCCGTGTTGACGTGACCTCACCGCCCGTCCCGTGCTCGGCGACGACAACTAGAATCCGAGGTATGAAGGCCTTCTGGACGTACACGCTCGCCCGACTCGGGGTCTTCCTCGTCACGTGGGCGGTGCTGTGGGGGATCTCCCGCCTCGTCTTCGACCCGAGCGCCGTCGTGGACCTGTGGGTCCTGCTGCTCGCGCTCATCGTCTCGTCGATCATCTCGATCCTCACGCTGAGGCGCCTGCGCGACCAGGTGGCGGTGAAGCTGCAGGAGCGGGCACAGGCTCTCAACGAGCGCATCGAGGAGTCGCGCCGTGCCGAAGACGTCGACTGAGGACCGCGACTGGTTGGCGGATGCGGTCCGCCGGGTCGAGGCCGACGCGAACCGCAGCGCCGACACCCACCTGCACGCCCTCGACCTGCCGTTCGACGGGGTGCAGATCTACCTCAAGGACGAGTCGGTCCACCCGACCGGCAGCCTGAAGCACCGGCTGGCGCGCTCGCTGTTCCTCTACGCGCTGTGCAACGGCTGGATCCACCGCGGCTCCACGATCGTGGAGGCGTCGAGCGGCTCCACCGCCGTCTCCGAGGCCTACTTCGCGCGGCTGCTGGGCCTGCCGTTCGTGGCGGTCATGCCGCGCAGCACGAGTGCCGAGAAGATCTCGCTCATCCAGTGGTACGGCGGTCGCTGCCACTTCGTCGACGACGCCCGGCTGATGTACGCCGAGGCGCAGCGCCTGGCCGACGAGTGCGACGGCCACTACATGGACCAGTTCACCTACGCCGAGCGCGCCACCGACTGGCGCGGCAACAACAACATCGCGGAGTCGATCTTCGCCCAGCTCTCGGCCGAGCCGCACCCGATCCCGGCGTGGATCGTCGTCAGCGCGGGCACGGGCGGCACGTCGGCCACGATCGGCCGCTACGTCCGTTACCGGCGCTTCCACACCCGGTTGCTGGTGGCCGACCCCGAGGGCTCGGCGTTCTTCGAGGGCTGGGACCAGGACCGGTCCGACGTCACGACCGACGTCTCCTCGCGGATCGAGGGCATCGGCCGGCCGCGGGTCGAGCCGTCCTTCGTCGGCGGTGTCGTCGACGAGATGGTGCACGTCCCCGACGCCGCCTCCATCGCGGCGATGCGCTGGACCTCCGACCTGATCGGGCGCCCCGTCGGCGGCTCCACCGGCACCAACATGTGGGCGGCACTCGGGCTCGCCGCGCAGATGGTGGCCGAGGGCCGCGAGGGCTCGATCGTCACGCTGCTGTGCGACGGCGGAGACCGCTACACGCACACCTACTTCGACGACCGCTGGGTGGCCGAGCACGGACTCGACCCGACGCCCTACCTCCAGCAGCTATCGGAGCTGACCAGCAGCGGGACGTTCACACCGGGCCGATGAACAGCCCGGCCGTCAGCCCGATCGCGTAGACGAGCTCGGCGATGCCCGTGTCCTTCAGGACCGGGATCAGCGCGGGTCCGGTCGCGCCCGAGCGCACGGCGGCCACCGAGCGGGCGGCCAACGGGATGCCGAGCCAGGCCAGCAGCGCCCACGGCGTCTCGGTGGCGCACCAGGCCACCACGAGGACGAAGGCCGTCATCACGAGCGCGGCGTAGAGCCAGCGCGTGCGCCGGTCGCCGAGGACCACCGCGAGCGTGCGCTTGCCGGTCTCGGTGTCGGTGGGGATGTCGCGCAGGTTGTTGGCCACGAGGATCGCGCAGGCCAGCGCCCCGACGCCGATCGCGCCCGCCACGCTGACGTCGTTGATCGTGCCGAGCTGGACGTAGGTGGTGCCGAGGACCGCGACCAGGCCGAAGAACAGGAAGCCGCTGCCCCCGCCGGGGGCGCGGTAGCCGTAGGGCTTCGCCCCGCCGGTGTACCCCCACGCCGCGAGGATCGCGAGCGCGCCGACGGCGATGAGCCACCAGCCCGACGTCGCGGCCAGCACGAGGCCGAGGGCGGCGCCGAGGGCCAGGAACGCGAGCGCCACGGCCTTGACCTTCGCTGGCGCGACGAGGCCGGAGCCGACGAGACGCAGCGGGCCGACGCGGTTCTCGTCGGTGCCCTTGATCCCGTCGGAGTAGTCGTTCGCGTAGTTCACGCCGACCTGCAGCGCCAGCGAGACGCCGAGCGCCACGAACCCCTTCCACCAGACGACGCCGTCGTCGAACGCGGCGGCACCCGTGCCGACGGCGACGGGTGCGATGGCGGCGGGCAGCGTGCGCAGCCGCGCGCCCTCGATCCACAGTTTCAGGCCGGTCGGGGAGGTCACCCCGTGAGTCTAGGAGGCGGCATCCGGGCCGGTCCTACAGTGGTCGGGTGGCCGCCTCCCTGTCTCCCGTCGCCGGTTCCGCCCGCGAGGTGCTGGAGCTGCTGCGGCCCTGGGTCGCCGCCGGCGGGCCGCCGCTGGTGATGCGCACGTCGGGCAGCACCGGCGAGCCGAAGTCGATCCGGCTGTCCCACGCCTCCGTGCTCGCATCGGCGCACGCCGCGCTGGAGCGGCTGGGTGGCCCGGGTCAGTGGCTCTCCGCGCTGCCGCCCACCGGCGTCGGTGGCCTCCAGGTGCTGGTGCGATCGATCGTCGCGGGCACCGAGCCGGTCTTCCTCGACGAGCACGCCGACGTGGCCGCCGCCGCGGAGGCGATGTCCGGAGTCCGTCGCTACGCCTCGCTGGTGCCGACGCAGCTCTTCCGGCTCGTCGAGGCCGGCCGGGCGGGGGACCTGGCGTCCTTCGACGCCGTGCTGCTGGGTGGTGCCGCCGCGCCGCGGGCGGTGCTCGACCGCGCCGCAGCGGCGGGCGTACGCATCGTGCGGACCTACGGCATGACCGAGACGTGCGGCGGCTGCGTGTACGACGGGCTCCCGCTCGACGGGGTGCGGCTGCGCATCGAGGACGACGGCCGCGTGGCGATCGCCGGGCCGGTGCTGGCCGAGGACACGGGGGAGTGGCTGGTCACGAACGACCTCGGCCGGCTCGACGCCGACGGCCGGCTCAGCGTGCTCGGCCGCGCCGACCAGGTGGCGGTGAGCGGCGGGGTCAACGTCCCGCTGGCCGCGGTCGAATCGGTGCTGCGCGACGAGCCGGGCGTGCTCGACGTCGTGGTCGTGGCCCAGCCCGATCCCGAGTGGGGCCAGCGCGTCGTGGCGTTCGTGGTCGGCGACCTAGACCGGGCCGGCGCCGCCACCGCGATCGAGGCCGCGGGCCACCCCCGCGCGTGGACCCCGCGCGCCGTCCACGTCCTCGACGCCCTGCCGCTGCTCCCGGGCGGCAAGCCCGACCGGGTCGCGCTGGCGGGAGGAAGTTTCGCCGTCACCGGGGAATCCGTCAGTTCCGTCAGAGGCCGCGGAGCGCCTCGGTGACGGGGGTGTCGCCTCCGATGACCTCGAACTGCTTGCCGATGGTGCCGTCGTCGGCGAGGGCCGCGGCGATGACGGCGGCGACGTCGGCGCGGGGGATCTCGGCGCGGTCGACGGTCTCGCCGACGGTCACCGAGCCGGTGCCGGGGCCGTCGGTCAGGGCACCGGGGCGCACGATCGTCCAGTCGAGGCCGCTGTCGCGCAGGGCGGCGTCGGCGTCGCGCTTCGCCTCGACGTAGGCCTTCCACACGGGCTGGACGTCGTCGCCGAGGTCGTTGTCGACGCCGATGGCCGAGACCTGGACGAAGCGGCGGATGCCGAGCGCCTTGGCGGCCTCGATCGACTTCAGCGAGCCCTCGAGGTCGACGCTGCGCTTGCGCTCGATCTTGCCGTCGGGCCCGCCGCCGGCCGCGAAGACGACGGCGTCGCAGTCGGTGAACGCCGTCGCGAAGTCCTCGGCCGTGGCCTTCTCGATGTCGAGCAGCCGGATGGCCGCGCCGGGCAGGTCGGCGGCGTGGTCGGGGTTGCGGACGAGAGCGACCGGGAGGTCGCCGCGTTCGGTGAGCAGAGGGACGAGGAGGCGGGCCACCTGGCCGTGGCCTCCCACGATGGCGATGTCGGACATGCCTCCACCGTAGGCAGGTCCCGAAGCGTTCGCCCGCCGCGAAGTTCGAGGCGCAGTGGAACCTGAGCGGTTCTCCGTGGATACTCTCGTGGGTGGAGTTCCGTACCTACTCGATCCCGATGCGCACGCGCTTCCGCGGGCTCGAGCACCGACAGGGGATGCTGGCCGAGGGCCCGGCAGGCTGGGCCGAGTTCAGCCCCTTCCCCGAGTACGACCACGTCGCGTCCCTGCCGTGGCTCCAGGCCGCGATGGAGGCGGCCTGCAAGCCGTGGCCCGAGCCCGTCCGCGAGTGCGTGCCGATCAACGGCATCGTCCCGGCCGTGGGCGACGGCGCCACCGCCGCCCGCACCGCGATCGAGAGCGGCTGCCACACGATCAAGATCAAGGTCGCCGAGGCCGGCGAGACCCTCGAGAACGACATCGAGCGCATCGCCGCGATCCGCGACGCGCTGCCCGGCGTGCTCATCCGCATCGACGCCAATGGCGCGTGGCAGGTGAAGGACGCGATCAAGGCGATCAAGAAGCTCGACCACGTCGCGCGCGGTCTCGAGTACGTCGAGCAGCCGTGCGCCACGGTCGAGGAGCTCGCGCAGGTACGGCGCAAGGTCGACGTCCCCATCGCGGCGGACGAGTCGATCCGCCGGGCGGCCGACCCGTTCCGCGTCCGCGACCTCGACGCCGCGGACATCGCGGTGCTCAAGGTGCAGCCGCTGGGCGGCGTGCGCGCGTGCCTGCGGATCGCCGAACAGATCGGCATGCCGGTGAGCGTGTCGAGCGCCGTCGAGACGTCGATCGGCCTGGCGGCCAGCGTCGCGCTCGCCGCCGCGCTGCCGGACCTGCCCTACGCCTGCGGCATCGGCACGGCCCACCTGCTCACGAGCGACGTCGTCGCCGATCCGCTCGAGCCGGTCGACGGCAGCCTGTGGCCCACGCGTCCGGTGCTCGACGAGGAGGCCTACGCGAAGGTCGCCGCGTCCGCCGAGGTCGACGAGCGCTGGCAGGCCCGGCTGGCCCACGTACGGGAGACCTTGTGACCGACGAGAGCGCCGTCGAGACGGCGCGAAGGCTCGTGGCGACCCTCCTCGCGCAGGAGGTCTCCGACGCGGTGCTCTCGCCCGGCTCCCGCTCCGGCCCGATCGCGCTGGCCCTGCACGCCGCCGACGACCAAGGGCTCATCCGCCTGCACGTCCGCGTCGACGAGCGCGAGGCCGGCTACCTCGCCCTGGGGCTGGCCAAGGCCTCCGGCCGACTGACCCCGGTCATCACCACCTCGGGAACCGCCGTCGCCAACCTGCACCCGGCGCTGCTCGAGGCGCTGCACTCGCGGATCCCGGTGCTGGCCGTCACGGCCGACCGCCCGGGGCACCTGCGCGGCACCGGAGCCAACCAGACCACGGTGCAGCCGGGCATGTTCCCCGGCATCACGTTCACCGACCGCATCACCGGGCTGGCCGGTGCCGTGCGCGGCGGCGGCCCCGTGCACCTCAACGTCGAGCTCGACGAGCCGCTCGTCGAGTCGGTCTCGTGGAAGTTCCCGCAGAATTCGTGGTCCATGAACACCCCGGTCGCGGGACGTACCCAGACCCTGGAGACTGGACCCCGCACGCTCCTCGTGGCCGGTGACGGCGCCGACCCGGCGCTCGCCGCCGTGGCGCAGCAGGCCGGCTGGCCGATCCTCGCGGAGCCGTCGTCCGGCCTGCGCGGCGCGCCCACGGCGGTCGCGTGCGGGCGGGTCGTGCTGGGTGGCCGGCTGATCGAGCGCGTCGAGCGGATCGTCAGCGCGGGGCACCCCACGCTGTCGCGCCCCGTCACGAACCTGCTGACCCGGACCAACCTCCCCACGATCCACGTCGGCGACGCGAGCACGTTCCCCGGCGTCCCCGGAGGGAACGTCACCTTCGCCGACCGCATCTCCGTGCGCGGAGGCGTGGGCGACGAGTCCTGGCTCCGCAGCTGGCTCCAGGCCGGCGACCGCATCCAGAACGCCCTGCTGCAGGCCGAGCAGTTCACGGTGGCCGACGCGGTCTGGAAGGCGGCCACGCGGGGCCTGCTCGTTCTCGGCTCGTCCAACGTCGTCCGCGACGTCGACCTCGTGGCACCGGTCCGCGCCCCCGGCCCGCGCGTCTTGGCGAACCGCGGCCTCGCGGGCATCGACGGCACCGTCTCCACCGCGATCGGCGCCGCCCTCGCCAGCTACGGCCGGGCGATCGCCCTGATGGGCGACCTCACGTTCCTGCACGGCGCCAATGGTCTGCTGATCGGTCCGATCGAGCCGCGGCCCGACCTGACGATCGTCGTGCTCAACGACGACGGCGGCGGCATCTTCCACACCCTCGAGCAGGGATCGCCCGAGTACTCGCTCGCGTTCGAGCGTGTCTTCGGCACGCCCACCCGCACCAAGATCGACGCGCTCTGCGCCGCGCACGGCATCAAGCACCGCCTCGTCGAGGCCGGTCAGCTGGCCGCCTACCTCTCGCGGGCGCCGGTCGGGATCGAGGTGCTGGAGGTGCAGGTCACGCGCGCCGGGCGCCGTGCCCTGCAATCGGTTGTCTCGGGTCTCGCCGCCGTCTAGGTTTGTGGCCAGCGTCACACCGTGTTGCGCTGGGCAGGAGTGGACATGGCCGACGAGTCGTTCGACCACATCGTCATCGGTGCGGGAAGTGCCGGAGGTGTGATCGCCGCGAGGCTCACCGAGGATCGCGACCGCTCGGTCCTGCTGCTGGAGGCCGGTCCCGTCGACCAGGACGACATGATCAAGATCCCGGCCGGGTTCAGCCAGCTGTTCAAGACCCGCTGGGACTGGAACTACGAGACCAGCGCGCAGAAGCACCTCGGTGGCCGCCGTGCCTACTGGCCCCGCGGCAAGGCCCTCGGCGGCAGCTCCACGATCAACGCGATGATCTACATCCGCGGCAACGCCGCCGACTACGACGAGTGGCGCGACGCCTACGGGGCCACGGGGTGGGGCTACGACGACGTCCTGCCGTACTTCGTGAAGTCCGAGGCGAATCAGCGCCTGTCGGGTCCGTACCACGGCACCGAGGGCCCCCTGGTGGTCGAGGACCGCCGGTTCACCCACGAGCTGACCTCGGCGTTCGTCGAGTCGGCCGTGGCCGCCGGCCTCAAGCGCAACGACGACTTCAACGGGGCCCACCAGGAGGGTGCCGGCGTCTACCAGGTCACCCACCGTCGCGGCGAGCGCTGGTCGGTCGCCGACGCCTACATCCGTCCGGCGATGGGCCGGCCCAACCTCACGGTGCGCACCGACGCGTTCGTCACCCGCATCCTGATCGAGGACGGGCGCGCCACGGGCGTCGTCTACCGCAAGCACGGGCAGGAGCACGTCGTCCGCGCGAACGCCGAGGTCATCCTCAGCGGCGGCGCGATCAACAGCCCGCAGCTCCTCATGCTCTCCGGTGTCGGTCCGGGGGCGCACCTGCGCGAGATGGGCATCGACGTCGTGGTCGACTCGCCCGGCGTGGGTCAGGGCCTGCAGGACCATCCCGTCGCCGGGACCCTCGTCTACACGCGCAACACCACCGACCTGGCCGACGCGATCACGCTGGGCAACATCATGCGGTGGAAGGCCACCAAGACCGGCCCGCTGGTGTCCAACATCGGCGAGGGTGGGGCGTTCTACGCCTCGCGCGACGACCTCGACCTGCCCGACATCCAGATCCACGTGGCACCGAGCGGCTTCTACGACAACGGCCTGCACGAGCCCGTCCGCCGGTCCGTCACGGTGGCGCCCACCCTGGTGAACGTGCAGAGCCGCGGCCGGATCCGGCTGCGCTCGGCCGACCCGTCGTGGCACCCCGAGATCGACCCGGCCTACTTCGACGACCCGGCCGACCTCGACGCGATGCTCGGCGGCTACCGGCGCATGCTCGAGATGGTCTGGCAGGGCCCCATGGCTCGGATGCTCGACGAGCCGTGGGAGCCGGCCGTGCGCAACCCCACGGACGACCAGATCCTCGACGTCATCGCCCGGCTGGGCCAGACGCTCTACCACCCGACCTCGACGTGCGCGATGGGTACCGTGGAGGGCAGCGTCGTCGATCCCGAGCTGCGCGTGCACGGGGTCGAGGGCCTGCGCGTCGCCGATGCCTCCGTCATGCCACGCGTCCCGCGCGGCAACACCAACGCACCCACCATCATGATCGGCGAGAAGCTCGCCGATCTCATCCGAGGAGCCTGACATGACCGCCACCATCGAATCCGGCGTCGACGCGGCCGAAGGCCCCACGCCCACGTTCGACTCGTTCAACCCCGCCACGGGCGACGTCGTCGGCACCCCCCCGATCGACGGCCGGGCCGGGGTCGACGCTGCCGTGGCCGCCGCGCGCGAGGCGTCCGCGTGGTGGCGCGCCCTGGGCTTCGACGGCCGCAAGGAGTACCTGCTGCAGTGGCGCAGCGTCCTGACCCGCCGGCTCAACCAGCTCTCCGACCAGGTGCACCGCGAGGGCGGCAAGCCGCACGGCGACGCCCTGCTGGAGGCGGGTCTGGCGATCGACCACATCGCGTGGGCGGCCAAGAGCGCGGGCAAGGTGCTCGGTCGCCACAAGGTGAGCACCGGCCTGCTGATGTCGAACCAGACGGCGTACGTCGAGTACAAGCCGCTCGGCGTGGTGGGCGTCATCGGCCCGTGGAACTACCCCACGTTCACGCCCATGGGCTCGATCGCCTACGCCCTCGCGGCCGGCAACGCGGTGGTCTTCAAGCCCAGCGAGTACACGCCCGGCGTCGGGCGCTTCCTCGTCGACACCTTCACCGAGGTCGTCCACGGCCGCCCCGTGCTGAACCTCGTCACCGGCCTGGGCGAGACCGGCAACCACCTGTGCACCGCCGCGGTCGACAAGATCGCGTTCACGGGATCGGCCGCCACCGGCAAGAAGGTCATGGCGGCGTGCGCCGAGAACCTGACGCCCGTGGTGATCGAGGCCGGCGGCAAGGACTCGCTCATCGTCGACGAGGACGCCGACCTCCAGGCCGCGGCCGAGGCGGCCCTGTGGGCCGGGATGTCCAACGCGGGCCAGACCTGCATCGGCACCGAGCGCGTCTACGTGCACGAGCGGGTGTTCGACCCGTTCATGGCCGAGCTGCTGAAGCAGGCCGAGGGCATCCGCCCGGGCTACGACGACGGCGGCGTCTACGGCCCCGCGACGATGCCCAAGCAGCTCGACGTGATCCGCAGCCACATCGACGACGCGCTCGCGCGCGGCGGCCGGGCGGTGCTGGGTGGCGCCGGAGCCGTGGGCGAGAAGTACG from Aeromicrobium phoceense encodes:
- a CDS encoding GMC family oxidoreductase, coding for MADESFDHIVIGAGSAGGVIAARLTEDRDRSVLLLEAGPVDQDDMIKIPAGFSQLFKTRWDWNYETSAQKHLGGRRAYWPRGKALGGSSTINAMIYIRGNAADYDEWRDAYGATGWGYDDVLPYFVKSEANQRLSGPYHGTEGPLVVEDRRFTHELTSAFVESAVAAGLKRNDDFNGAHQEGAGVYQVTHRRGERWSVADAYIRPAMGRPNLTVRTDAFVTRILIEDGRATGVVYRKHGQEHVVRANAEVILSGGAINSPQLLMLSGVGPGAHLREMGIDVVVDSPGVGQGLQDHPVAGTLVYTRNTTDLADAITLGNIMRWKATKTGPLVSNIGEGGAFYASRDDLDLPDIQIHVAPSGFYDNGLHEPVRRSVTVAPTLVNVQSRGRIRLRSADPSWHPEIDPAYFDDPADLDAMLGGYRRMLEMVWQGPMARMLDEPWEPAVRNPTDDQILDVIARLGQTLYHPTSTCAMGTVEGSVVDPELRVHGVEGLRVADASVMPRVPRGNTNAPTIMIGEKLADLIRGA
- a CDS encoding aldehyde dehydrogenase family protein, with amino-acid sequence MTATIESGVDAAEGPTPTFDSFNPATGDVVGTPPIDGRAGVDAAVAAAREASAWWRALGFDGRKEYLLQWRSVLTRRLNQLSDQVHREGGKPHGDALLEAGLAIDHIAWAAKSAGKVLGRHKVSTGLLMSNQTAYVEYKPLGVVGVIGPWNYPTFTPMGSIAYALAAGNAVVFKPSEYTPGVGRFLVDTFTEVVHGRPVLNLVTGLGETGNHLCTAAVDKIAFTGSAATGKKVMAACAENLTPVVIEAGGKDSLIVDEDADLQAAAEAALWAGMSNAGQTCIGTERVYVHERVFDPFMAELLKQAEGIRPGYDDGGVYGPATMPKQLDVIRSHIDDALARGGRAVLGGAGAVGEKYVQPTILTHVPEDSLAVTEETFGPTLVVNPVKDMDEAVELTNATKYGLAGAVFGKKRALDVASRIRSGMTSVNSVISFAAIPGLPFGGVGDSGFGRIHGPDGLREFTYPKAITKQRMKPLLMLQSMTRDEKTESRFQQLLTVMHGGSSTLPKKR